CGGCAGCTCGCGGTACGAGCGGCCGCGCGACCGGTAGATCAGGTTGTGCATCGGGCAGTTCATCGCCTTGAGGTAGTACGAGCTGCCCTCCATCTCCATCGGCGGGAACATCGTGTCGGCGTAGTACGGCAGGTGCCCGCTGGTCTCGAACAGGCCCTGCTTGGAGATGTGCGGCGACCCGACGTACAGGAAGCCTTCCTCGATGTGGCGCTGGCGGACGTAGTCCTCCATCACGCGTTTGATCACGCCGCCCTTGGGGTGGAAGACGACCAGGCCGGAACCGATCTCGTCCGGGAACGAGAACAGGTCGAGCTCGGCGCCGAGCCGGCGGTGGTCGCGCTTCTCGGCCTCCGCGAGCAGGTACAGGTGCTGCTCGAGATCGCCTTCGGACGGCCAAGCGGTGCCGTAGATCCGCTGCAGCTGTGGGTTCTTCTCGCTCCCCCGCCAGTACGCCGCGGCCGAGCGCATCAGCTTCATCGCCGGGATCATGGCGGTGGTCGGGAGGTGTGGTCCGCGGCAGAGGTCCTTCCACGCCAGCGAGCCGTCGGGATGCCGGTTGTCGTAGATCGTCAGCTCGGCGCCGCCGACCTCGACATCGGCGCCTTCTGCGGCATCGGCAGCGGATCCCTTGAGGCCGATCAGCTCGAGCTTGTAGGGCTCGTCGGCGAGCTCGCTGCGCGCCTCGTCATCGGAGACGACCCGCCGCACGAAGTGCTGCCCCTCGGCGATGATCGCGCGCATGCGCTCCTCGATCTGCTCGAGGTCCTCGGGGCTGAACGGCGTGTCGACGTCGAAGTCGTAGTAGAAGCCGTTGGTGATCGGCGGGCCGATGCCGAGCTTCGCGCTCGGGAACAGCTCCTGCACGGCCTGTGCCATCACGTGCGCGCTGGAGTGCCGAAGCACGTTCAGGCCCTCCGGCGAGTCGATCGGCACCGACTCGAGGACGTCACCGTCCTCCGGAACGAAGGCCAGATCGCGCAGCGCCTCTTCGTTGACGCGTACGACGACCCCCTCGATCTTCGCGTCCTTGAAGATCCTCGCCGTCGTCTGACCCGCCGGCACAACGCGAGGCGAACCGTCGACCGTGAGGCGGATGTCAGACATGGATCAAGGCTATCGAGCGGCCTCAATCGAAATAGTGCGCGACTCCGGGCGCGGGGTCAGGAAGAGCCGGCGGGTTCGTCGACCGGGCGGCCGACCAGAAACGCCACTGCGGCCGGCACCATCGCCTTGGCCGAGCCGAGCGTCTCTGCGACCAGGCGATGGGTGACGACCAGGTCGCCGACGTCCGGATGACTGAGCTCGAACGCCGCCTGCCACCCGGCCGGGCAGCGCTCGAAGCGCACCCGGATCACCCGGCCGTCATCGGTCACGACCTCGTCGTGAATCGCCCCCGCACCGAGCCTTGCCGCCACACCTGTCCCCTTGCTGCTATCGCCCGGCACCTGGGCGATCTACCCCGGCACCAGACTTACCCGACCCACCACCGCCTCGCATCGGCCAAACGGTCGCATCCTGCCACGTCATCCGGGGGACAGATCGGGACAGCTCACCCAAATGCCGCACCGCTCCCCGATCAGACCCGGAACCGGTCGGCCGCCGCCTGGATCTGCGCGACGTACTCGCCCCACTGCTCTGGGCTGAGCTGGTCGGCATCCGGCCCGCCCCGCCCGTCGATGCTCTCCCGGAGGATGTCGATGTGGCCGGCATGCTGGCCGGTCTCCGCGATGACCCGGACCAGCAGGTGGCCCATCGTGGTGTCTCGCCGCTCGGCCGGCCACCAGGGCACCTCGGCCGGTGCGTCCAGCGCGAGCTCGGCGATCGAGGCATCGGAGTGTGCCCAGACCTCGCGATAGAGCCCGACGATGAAGTCGCGGGACTGCTCAGCGGTGGCCCACATATCGGCGCCTTCCCAGATCGAGCCGTCCTCGACCCAGGGCAGTGGTGTCGGGAACGGTCGCCCCAGGCAGTCTCCGAGGTAACCGGCTTCGACGCTGGCCAGATGCTTGACGATCCCGAGGATGTTCGACCCGCTCGGTGTCAGGGGCCGCCGGGCGTCGTACTCGCTCAGGCCGTCCAGCCCACGCAGGACCGCGCCGTGGGTCTGATGCAGGTAGTGCGCGAGATCGCCCTTGAGGGCGGCGTCGCCGGCGGCGGTGGTCATGATTCGGACTGTACGGCGAGGCACCGACCCCAGGAACACCGACCGGAAGAAACGGACACTGTGGGCGATACTGGGTTCGAACCAGTGACCTCCTCGGTGTGAACGAGGCGCTCTACCACTGAGCCAATCGCCCTGAGCCAGTCGCAGTGGCCGCGGCAACTCTAGCCTGCCACCCCCCACAACCCGGTTTCCGATTCCGGTTACTGCTGGCCGTTCCGGGGGACAACGCGAGAAAGATCGACAACGGTGAAGGCGGGCGGATCGGCATGAACATCCACCCCGACACGGCGCGGGCGAGGTTGGTGCTCCGGATGCTGGGTCCGGACGGCTCGGACCGCCCGGTGCGTGCCGATCTCGCCTACCGTCCCGACGACCCGTACGCCGTCCGGGT
The Mycobacteriales bacterium DNA segment above includes these coding regions:
- the thrS gene encoding threonine--tRNA ligase, whose amino-acid sequence is MSDIRLTVDGSPRVVPAGQTTARIFKDAKIEGVVVRVNEEALRDLAFVPEDGDVLESVPIDSPEGLNVLRHSSAHVMAQAVQELFPSAKLGIGPPITNGFYYDFDVDTPFSPEDLEQIEERMRAIIAEGQHFVRRVVSDDEARSELADEPYKLELIGLKGSAADAAEGADVEVGGAELTIYDNRHPDGSLAWKDLCRGPHLPTTAMIPAMKLMRSAAAYWRGSEKNPQLQRIYGTAWPSEGDLEQHLYLLAEAEKRDHRRLGAELDLFSFPDEIGSGLVVFHPKGGVIKRVMEDYVRQRHIEEGFLYVGSPHISKQGLFETSGHLPYYADTMFPPMEMEGSSYYLKAMNCPMHNLIYRSRGRSYRELPMRLFEFGTVYRFEKSGVVHGLTRVRGLTQDDSHSYCTPEQAPAEIKHLLNFVLSLLKDFGLDDFYLELSTRDPGSDKFIGSEEEWETATKILEQVAADSELTLVLDPGGAAFYGPKISVQARDAIGRTWQMSTIQYDFNQPARFGLEYQGDDGQRHQPVMIHSAKFGSIERFFGVLVEHYAGAFPAWLAPVQVMGIPIRSDNIPYLEQVAERLRGEGIRVEIDESDDRMQKKILRAQQQKVPFMFVAGPRDVEAGAVSVRYRNGIERRGVPVDDAIIEVSRNIASRQVEPDALNPDELIVATS
- a CDS encoding DinB family protein; this encodes MTTAAGDAALKGDLAHYLHQTHGAVLRGLDGLSEYDARRPLTPSGSNILGIVKHLASVEAGYLGDCLGRPFPTPLPWVEDGSIWEGADMWATAEQSRDFIVGLYREVWAHSDASIAELALDAPAEVPWWPAERRDTTMGHLLVRVIAETGQHAGHIDILRESIDGRGGPDADQLSPEQWGEYVAQIQAAADRFRV